TGCGGTCAGGTAGATGAGATAACGGATCGCCCACTTACAAAGCGACTTGCGCACCTTGCTAGTGAGACACATTTTACATTACTAAAGACAACCATCGAGCTGCGCGGACTGTGCAAGACCTGCCAAACTGCCTGAGACTGGCTAAGTTTTGCCAAATGGGTTGTCCTAGAAATAAATAGGGGTCGGCCCTCTAAACAAGAGCGATCCTACGCCAAGACCTTTTAGCTCAATTTTTTTCTGACAGTAGGCCATTTTTTATCAGCAAGTCTAATATGCTTAGGGATATTCGTACGCCATTTTTTGCGTATTCCAAGGCTGAAATTCAAATACAGCTTACCACCGACAATATCCCATGCTTGTGGAACAGTCGTTGCAAGGCGACCCTGAGACATCGCCCATGAACAATAGCCGCCATAGACCGGCGTAAATTTATCAGGGGATTTCACGAAGTCATCGAGGTTTTCCTGCGACGCAAAAGCCCATGTAGCACCTTTGTGTTTTGTCCTAAATTCCTTCTTACCCTTCACAGGTTTAGACACTTTAAAATACGCAACTGGGTCATAACCGCGAATGGCAAGCCCTTGTCTGCCAAAAATTTGGCCCATAGCTTCTGCAGCAGTCACAAACAGTGCGCTTGTTCCAATAAATGCTAAACCAGTTGCTATGAATTTTCGACGTGAGAATGACATAATTGATCTCCAATTTTTGTGTGTCATATATAAATTTTCTATAGAATATGACCTAAATGCTAGCAAAGCCAGACAATCAATCTAACGATTACGTCAAGATGTCACTGTGTGCCATATATGCCAAGGCTGGGTTTGAGCTCATTTCGACTATCAACAATATCAAAAGAAGAGCCTTTTACCTGTTTAAACACAGCTGAACAGATTTCCTTAGTTTCAATCGCAAAAAAATGGCGCGCCGCTTTTTGGTTGGGATGGAATGGATCTTTTACTCTGCCCGCTTTATTCAATCTGAAATATGACTTGTTGCCAAGATTAGCTTTCACAGTTTCAGGGGTGTGCCCTTCGACAAAACTGCAGCGACTACCAACTTCCTCGAAAGCTTTTTTTACATTTTTTTGCGCGCGCCATCTCAGATCAACTGTTTTCTTTTTATAGGCTGGCGCTGTTGTCATGAAAATACAAGGCAGATCGTCTGGGATTTGCTTCATTGTCCGCTCAACATCTCTTTTCGTTGTTTTTGGATTTTGAGCCCAGCGATGGGCGGAGTTGCCCAGAAAAGACATGATCAGCAGTTTCGGGTTGTAATAATTATCCCTGAACATGGATTCGAAGGCTGACTTTTCGCTTTTACAAAAATCATAAGCGGCCCCTTGGCCTATTTGCACATATTTTGCCTTGCTGCGTTTGATGATGCCGTAGACACTGGCATTCACTTTCCACTTACGGTCAACATTGCAGATTGTTCCTTTCGCCCTGCCAGTTTTAGCCGACCATGAATGGAGTGATGTCGATCGCACTCCGATGACACCAACAGACATTTCTCCCAAGGACTTCAGATCATCAATTTGCACCAAATTAGGATCACAATGGGCTTTTATATTTTGAAAAAAATCGAGAAAAACCGGGCCTGCACCGAATGAAAGCTGCGAGTCTCCTATAATAAAAATATCAGGTGATGTGAATTTATCCGCGCTAAGCACAGGTGTTGAGGCCAATAATAGCAGCGATGCAGAAACTAATAGCCTGCGTTTTGTAAACTTAAATTTCGAGAAAAAATTCTCAACCAAAACAAGCCCCTCAATTCCATAGTTCTTAGATTCGTCACGTTATAATTATAGGAACTATTAAAAAGCCCAAAATAAATTGGTCGTGAATATGCAAACAAGGTAAAGAATAACAAGGTCTTGAACAGATCCACAGCTCCATTGAGCTAAATTAGACCAAAACACACTCATTAGTTTGCTACCAACAAATGATTCACACGGTCCGATAAAAATAAAATTGGTCTAACGCATATTGCGTTGGTTGCGGGGGTAGGATTTGAACCTACGACCTTCAGGTTATGAGCCTGACGAGCTACCGGGCTGCTCCACCCCGCGATACAAAGACAATCAATGTCTTTCAAGTCCGTTGATATAGACACTAAGTTGCCTAAAGAGAAGGGCTTTATAACATTTTTTTAAATTAAATTAAAAAACAATTCTGCATGTCGCTCAAAGTGCATATAAAATGCTTCTCATCTTTAGTTTGAGCGCGATCTTGCCTCTTCCACCCAAGGGGATAATTTTATGGTAATTAGGACATTATGAAACTGTTCTCCCCACTCGTTGCATCCGGTATAATTTTATTTGCCCGCTTCATCACAGCTGTGCGTGGCATTTGGCAAGACCCACAGGCGGGAGGTCAGCAAACCGTTTATTTTGCCAATCACACAAGCAATGGCGACTTCGTCCTAATTTGGACCTTGTTACCAGCCCATGTGCGCAACAAGACGCGACCTGTCGCGGCCGCCGACTATTGGCTCACCTCCACAATCAGGCGGTTTATCGGAAAAGACGTCTTCAATGCTGTGCTTATTGAACGTAAGCCAGAAGATCGAACAGAAGATCCAGTTACCCAAATGTCAAACGCTCTGGATGAAGGATCGTCTCTGATCATCTTCCCCGAAGGACTCCGCAACTTAACGGATCAAGCATTGCTGCCCTTTAAAAGTGGGCTTTATCATCTTGCCAAAGCAAAACCCAATGTGCCTCTGACACCTGCATGGATAGAAAACCTGAACCGCGTTATGCCGAAAGGTGAGATCATTCCGATACCGCTGGTGTGTACAGTAACATTTGGCACACCTTTGCATGTAGAAGACGGTGAGGATAAAGCGGCTTTTTTAAAGCGGGCTGAAAAGGCATTGTTGGACCTTAATCCATCAAAAGATAAGCCCGTGGGAGAAGAGCAATGAGTGCTGACACAATAGACCTCATTAAACTTCTTTTTGGGGTGGCAATTCTTCTTGTTGTCGCAACTATCATTGGACAAATATTGAGGCGCCGTGCAGCACCCAATATCAGCCTCGGCGTTGAGAATTTGAACGCACGCATCAATGCTTGGTGGGCAATGGTCACATTGTTGGGCATTGCCTTTCTCGGCGGGCGAGCAGGCGTTGTGCTTCTTTTTGCATTTTGCTCCTTTGCTGCCCTGCGAGAATTTGTGACGCTCCTCAACACCAAACGCGCCGACCACTGGGCGCTGGTCACGGCTTTTTTCGTTATTCTGCCCATCCAATATTATGCAATCTGGATCGACTGGTACGGGTTTTATTCCATCTTCATTCCAGTCTATGCATTCTTGTTGATGCCTATTGTCGCCGCGCTACGCGGTGATGCTGAAAATTTCCTTTTGCGCATTGCACAGACCCAATGGGCTTTGATGATTTGTGTTTTTTGTGCCTCCCATGTACCCGCTCTATTGTCTCTTGAGATTGAAGGGTACGAAGGACGTAACGTATTGCTGATTGCATTTTTGATTATCATCGTTCAACTGAGCGATGTGCTGCAATATGTGTGGGGAAAGCTCTTGGGGCGCAGACAAATTGCCCCCAACCTCTCTCCCTCTAAAACCCTTGAAGGGCTTGTTGGCGGCATCTTAAGCGCTACACTTGTTGGTAGCGCTCTTTATTGGATCACCCCCTTCAACCCCCTTCAAGCAGGGCTGATTGCCTTTGTTATCACTATCATGGGGTTCTTTGGCGGGCTTGTTATGTCAGCCATCAAACGAGACAAGGGCATTAAAGATTGGGGTCATACAATCGCGGGCCATGGCGGGTTTATTGACCGACTGGATTCTGTCGTCTTCGCCGCTCCTGTTTTCTTCCATCTCGTACACTATGGCTGGGGATAGATGCGCGCGCTAATCGTTCAACTATCCCAAAGCAGCTTCATGCATGTTGTTGGCGCTTTCATCGCGATGGGAGGCTGGGCATTTCTTGCAAACAGCGCTTATGAGATGCCAAAGCCGATATTCGCCGCACTTTTACAAGGTGGGCTTTCTGCCTGCATTACCCTTTTTCTCAAAAAAAGTATCGAAGCTTTGGCCGCGCGTCTATCCGGCATCACAGCGCTCATTGTTCCGCCGCTCGCAGCCATTGCTGTCTCCTTTATCCTACTCACAACGCTACACACTCTTGCAGGAACACCAGAAGTCTTCCTCACCATCGCTTTGCCTTTTTGTGTCGCCAGCCTTTATGCTGCTATTTATAATTTCTCTCTTTGGAAAACCAAAGGTGCGATAAATGACTAAGGATGATAATCGCCGCCCCCTTAAAAGCCGCAATACCGGTTGGGCTAACTGGCTAACAAAACGATTGGCGGCGACCAGCATCACCCCCAATCAGATATCCATACTCAGCATACCATTTGCCATAATCAGCGGGTTTTTATTCACTCTATCTGCTGATGCTGAAGGCGGGATACGCATTACGTTTTTGATCGCTGCTGCCGTTTTTTGCCAGCTTCGCCTTTTGTGTAATTTAATGGATGGCCTTGTGGCTATTGAGGCTGGAAAGTCTGCGTCAGACGGCCCGTTTTGGAATGAATTTCCAGACCGCATAGCCGACATCGCAATTTTAGTGGGTGTGGGCTATGCCGCTTCCAACCCGATGCTTGGCTGGATTGCCGCGACACTTGCCATATTCACCGCCTATATTCGCGAGCTTGGTTGCAGTAATGGACTTCCGGCCGATTTCACCGGCCCGATGGCCAAACCGCATCGCATGGCTATGGTTACCCTTGGCAGTATAATTGCCCTTTTTGAACCCATTTGGTGGTCCGATAATATGGTCTTTATTATCGTGCTTTGGTTGGTTATTCTAGGTGCTATCTTAACATGCGCAAGGCGCGCATGGCGGCTGGTTATCCAGCTTAATAATAAAAAATAGAGGGGAACTTTCATAATGAATGATGAAAAATCAACACAATATGGTTTGTTCATAATAAGGCTGACCATTTTTCTTCTTATGATTATGTGGGCAGTACTTAAAATTGCCGCACCAGAATCTTATGCTGGCGGCGATGAACCGGGTATTTTTGAGAAATTTTACGGTGTCAGTATTGGAGTAAGCATTGTCTATGCCGTGGGTGCGGCTCAAGTTTTGTTGCTGCTTGCTTATGTTCTGGGTCTTTTCAAATTTGTCACAACAGGTGCGGTTATGCTGATGAACCTTGCTTCTTTGGTTGTGTCTTTACCGTTGATCCTTGATCCAGGAACCAAGCCAAATATTTTATTCCTGACAGCGGTTCCTGTATTTGGTGCATCGCTCGCTCATTTCTT
This sequence is a window from Hyphomicrobiales bacterium. Protein-coding genes within it:
- a CDS encoding YHS domain-containing (seleno)protein; this encodes MSFSRRKFIATGLAFIGTSALFVTAAEAMGQIFGRQGLAIRGYDPVAYFKVSKPVKGKKEFRTKHKGATWAFASQENLDDFVKSPDKFTPVYGGYCSWAMSQGRLATTVPQAWDIVGGKLYLNFSLGIRKKWRTNIPKHIRLADKKWPTVRKKLS
- a CDS encoding CDP-alcohol phosphatidyltransferase family protein, which codes for MTKDDNRRPLKSRNTGWANWLTKRLAATSITPNQISILSIPFAIISGFLFTLSADAEGGIRITFLIAAAVFCQLRLLCNLMDGLVAIEAGKSASDGPFWNEFPDRIADIAILVGVGYAASNPMLGWIAATLAIFTAYIRELGCSNGLPADFTGPMAKPHRMAMVTLGSIIALFEPIWWSDNMVFIIVLWLVILGAILTCARRAWRLVIQLNNKK
- a CDS encoding lysophospholipid acyltransferase family protein codes for the protein MKLFSPLVASGIILFARFITAVRGIWQDPQAGGQQTVYFANHTSNGDFVLIWTLLPAHVRNKTRPVAAADYWLTSTIRRFIGKDVFNAVLIERKPEDRTEDPVTQMSNALDEGSSLIIFPEGLRNLTDQALLPFKSGLYHLAKAKPNVPLTPAWIENLNRVMPKGEIIPIPLVCTVTFGTPLHVEDGEDKAAFLKRAEKALLDLNPSKDKPVGEEQ
- a CDS encoding phosphatidate cytidylyltransferase produces the protein MSADTIDLIKLLFGVAILLVVATIIGQILRRRAAPNISLGVENLNARINAWWAMVTLLGIAFLGGRAGVVLLFAFCSFAALREFVTLLNTKRADHWALVTAFFVILPIQYYAIWIDWYGFYSIFIPVYAFLLMPIVAALRGDAENFLLRIAQTQWALMICVFCASHVPALLSLEIEGYEGRNVLLIAFLIIIVQLSDVLQYVWGKLLGRRQIAPNLSPSKTLEGLVGGILSATLVGSALYWITPFNPLQAGLIAFVITIMGFFGGLVMSAIKRDKGIKDWGHTIAGHGGFIDRLDSVVFAAPVFFHLVHYGWG